One window of uncultured Methanobrevibacter sp. genomic DNA carries:
- a CDS encoding DEAD/DEAH box helicase — protein sequence MSDDIEKLVKNHLNAKEFKKFKKLISETKIYNPPDTLTGELRPYQKIGYSWLIQNIRYHFGCILADDMGLGKTIQILAAILFYKERNKLENRPSLIIVPPTLISNWENEIKKFTPELSYYIYHGSNRTYPLEEYDIILTSYGVVRLDLDLFLDETWLLCVIDEAQNIKNPNTEQTKAIKSVNATTKIALTGTPIENKLMDYWSIFDFVHKGYLSTKDDFKRQFVMPIEKLEDEETLHELRTIAKPFVLRRLKTDDDIKKELPEKFINDIYCTLSKKQVKLYNAILEEIFFDIENSKGIQRKGIILKILTALKQTCNHPAQFLAIKNPKISESGKMELLVNILENILDNDEKVIIFTQYVEMGKLIQQLISKKFKQEVLFLHGSQTREEKTRIIDTFQEDKNYKIFVATLKTGGTGLNLTAAQNVIHYDLWWNPAVENQATDRVHRIGQENDVMVYRFITKGTLEETIDAISKHKKDLAAKSISNDETFLTEMTNEELKNVLKLRL from the coding sequence ATGAGTGATGACATAGAAAAACTAGTTAAAAATCATTTAAACGCTAAAGAATTTAAAAAATTCAAGAAATTAATAAGTGAAACTAAAATTTACAATCCGCCAGACACATTAACCGGAGAATTAAGGCCATATCAGAAAATAGGTTATTCCTGGTTAATTCAAAACATCAGATATCACTTTGGATGCATACTGGCTGATGATATGGGGCTTGGAAAGACTATACAGATTTTAGCAGCAATCCTCTTTTATAAAGAACGAAACAAACTTGAAAACAGACCATCATTAATCATTGTACCGCCAACATTAATCTCAAACTGGGAAAATGAAATAAAAAAATTCACACCTGAACTGTCATATTATATTTATCACGGATCAAACAGAACATATCCTTTAGAGGAATATGATATTATTTTAACCTCATACGGAGTAGTAAGGCTAGATTTAGACCTGTTTTTAGATGAAACATGGCTTTTATGCGTTATTGATGAAGCTCAAAACATTAAAAATCCAAATACTGAACAGACAAAGGCTATAAAAAGCGTCAATGCAACAACCAAAATTGCTTTGACAGGAACTCCGATTGAAAATAAGCTGATGGATTACTGGTCAATCTTTGATTTTGTTCATAAAGGATACTTATCCACAAAAGATGATTTTAAACGGCAATTTGTTATGCCTATTGAGAAACTTGAAGATGAAGAGACACTTCATGAGCTGAGAACAATAGCCAAACCCTTTGTTTTAAGGCGTCTTAAAACCGATGACGACATTAAAAAGGAACTTCCTGAAAAATTCATCAATGACATCTACTGCACATTGTCCAAAAAGCAGGTGAAATTGTATAATGCGATCCTGGAGGAGATTTTCTTTGATATTGAAAATTCAAAAGGAATTCAAAGAAAAGGAATTATTCTTAAAATATTAACTGCTCTAAAACAGACCTGCAATCATCCTGCACAGTTTTTAGCAATTAAAAATCCAAAAATAAGCGAATCCGGAAAGATGGAGCTTTTGGTAAATATTTTGGAAAACATACTGGATAATGACGAGAAGGTAATAATATTTACCCAATATGTTGAAATGGGTAAATTAATCCAGCAGCTGATTTCCAAGAAGTTCAAGCAGGAGGTACTCTTCCTGCACGGTTCACAGACCCGTGAAGAAAAAACAAGAATCATAGATACATTCCAGGAGGATAAAAACTATAAGATTTTTGTAGCAACTCTCAAGACTGGTGGAACAGGTCTGAATTTGACAGCGGCACAAAATGTTATTCACTATGATTTATGGTGGAATCCTGCAGTTGAAAATCAGGCAACCGACAGAGTTCACAGAATAGGTCAGGAAAACGACGTGATGGTTTACAGATTCATTACAAAAGGAACCTTAGAAGAAACAATTGATGCCATAAGCAAACATAAAAAGGATCTGGCAGCCAAATCAATAAGCAATGATGAAACATTCCTTACTGAAATGACCAATGAAGAGCTGAAAAATGTATTGAAATTAAGATTGTAA
- a CDS encoding carbon-nitrogen hydrolase family protein: MTKVKIALCQMNVIDNKDENLKKASLMIEKACKNSDFIVLPEMFNCPYSNDKFIEYCENESDSYTLKKISSLASQNNVYILAGSIPEKEDEKLYNTSYLFDREGEIIAKHRKMHLFDIDVKDRITFKESDVLTAGDEFTVVETEFGKIGIGICYDIRFPELARIMVENGALILFYPGAFNMTTGPAHWELLFRSRALDNQVYCIGVAPALNKDASYHSFGHSIITSPWGEVIGEASDKEEIIYGEIDLSEIKKIREELPLLKNKREDLYEVIKK, encoded by the coding sequence ATGACAAAAGTTAAAATTGCTCTATGTCAAATGAATGTCATTGACAATAAAGATGAAAACTTAAAAAAAGCCAGCTTAATGATTGAAAAAGCTTGCAAGAACTCTGATTTTATTGTTTTGCCTGAAATGTTCAACTGTCCCTATTCCAATGACAAATTTATAGAATACTGTGAAAATGAATCTGACAGTTATACTCTTAAAAAGATATCTTCACTGGCATCACAGAATAATGTTTATATTTTAGCAGGTTCAATTCCTGAAAAAGAAGATGAAAAACTCTACAACACATCCTATCTTTTCGACAGGGAAGGTGAAATTATTGCAAAACATAGGAAAATGCACCTTTTTGACATTGACGTTAAAGACAGGATTACATTTAAGGAATCTGACGTTTTAACTGCAGGCGATGAATTTACTGTCGTTGAGACAGAATTCGGAAAAATAGGAATCGGAATATGTTATGATATTCGTTTTCCAGAACTTGCAAGAATTATGGTTGAAAATGGAGCACTGATACTGTTTTACCCGGGAGCGTTCAATATGACTACAGGACCAGCACATTGGGAGTTACTGTTCCGCTCAAGGGCTTTAGACAATCAGGTTTACTGCATTGGCGTGGCTCCTGCATTGAATAAAGATGCATCATATCACAGTTTCGGCCATTCCATAATTACAAGCCCTTGGGGAGAAGTTATAGGCGAAGCAAGTGATAAAGAAGAGATAATTTATGGTGAAATTGATTTAAGTGAAATAAAAAAAATAAGAGAAGAGCTTCCTCTTTTAAAAAATAAAAGAGAAGACCTCTATGAAGTTATTAAAAAATAA
- a CDS encoding flavin reductase family protein: MRKNFEESFVTPLPVLMIGTYDEEGNANVMNIAWGGQCGPKHIAINIGLPEVEKKTLKNIKAKKEFTVSYATKDTMAISDYFGLFSGNNINKIEEAEVTVLKAENVDAPLIAEYPLTAECKVLEMNENDIGEMHIIAEIVNVSADESILDDDGNVSMDKLQPIAYDSIEKTYRLVGEVVGKAFEDGIKLKK, encoded by the coding sequence ATGAGAAAAAATTTCGAAGAAAGCTTTGTAACTCCACTTCCAGTCCTTATGATTGGAACATATGATGAAGAAGGAAATGCGAACGTAATGAATATTGCTTGGGGAGGCCAATGCGGACCCAAACATATTGCCATAAACATCGGACTTCCAGAAGTAGAAAAAAAGACCCTTAAAAACATTAAAGCTAAAAAAGAATTCACAGTAAGCTATGCTACAAAAGACACAATGGCCATTTCTGATTACTTCGGATTATTCTCCGGCAACAATATCAATAAGATTGAAGAAGCTGAAGTGACAGTTTTAAAAGCTGAAAATGTAGATGCGCCGTTAATTGCGGAATATCCTCTAACAGCAGAATGCAAAGTGCTTGAAATGAATGAAAATGACATAGGTGAAATGCACATCATCGCAGAAATAGTTAATGTTAGTGCAGATGAATCAATTTTAGATGATGATGGAAACGTATCTATGGACAAATTGCAACCAATTGCATATGATTCAATAGAAAAAACATACAGATTAGTTGGAGAAGTAGTTGGAAAAGCATTTGAAGATGGTATTAAACTAAAAAAATAG
- the rnz gene encoding ribonuclease Z, translating into MEIIFLGTSSAVHSKERNHPSIALKAFGDVMLFDCGEGTQRQMLHTKVSPMKISRIFISHLHGDHILGLPGLLQSLGLQDREEKLTIYGPRGLSKVKDAIYNFGYCKFDFPIDFIEIGTEIIEETDEYIIRSQSVRHNVPSLAYSIEEKKKPRFLREKAIELGIPVGPAFGRLHNGEEVEVNGKIIKPEQVLGEPRKGIKITYSGDTRPCEEMIELAKDSTILIHESTFSREDEENALEHGHSTAADAAYIANQSNSKELILTHISTRYNGEFSKILLKEAKESFENTKIAYDFMNIEL; encoded by the coding sequence ATGGAAATTATATTTTTAGGAACTTCATCTGCAGTCCATTCCAAGGAAAGAAATCATCCTTCAATTGCACTTAAGGCATTTGGTGATGTGATGCTTTTTGATTGCGGTGAAGGAACTCAAAGACAAATGCTTCACACAAAAGTAAGTCCAATGAAGATATCCAGAATATTTATAAGTCATTTACATGGAGATCATATCCTTGGTCTTCCGGGACTGCTTCAATCATTAGGCTTGCAGGACAGAGAAGAAAAATTAACAATTTACGGTCCGAGAGGATTAAGTAAAGTTAAAGATGCAATTTATAATTTTGGTTACTGCAAATTTGACTTTCCAATCGATTTTATCGAAATCGGAACTGAAATAATAGAAGAAACTGACGAATATATCATTCGCTCACAGTCAGTCAGACATAATGTTCCGTCATTGGCGTATTCCATTGAAGAGAAGAAAAAACCAAGATTTTTGCGTGAAAAAGCTATTGAACTTGGAATTCCGGTCGGCCCTGCTTTTGGACGCCTGCATAATGGAGAAGAAGTTGAAGTTAACGGTAAAATCATAAAACCGGAACAGGTTTTAGGAGAACCTAGAAAAGGAATTAAAATTACCTATTCCGGAGATACTAGGCCATGTGAAGAAATGATTGAACTTGCAAAAGACAGTACTATTTTAATTCACGAATCCACATTTTCAAGAGAAGATGAAGAAAACGCACTGGAACACGGACATTCAACTGCTGCAGATGCGGCATATATTGCAAATCAGTCAAACAGCAAAGAACTGATATTGACTCATATCAGTACTCGCTACAATGGAGAATTTTCAAAAATATTGCTTAAAGAAGCAAAAGAAAGCTTTGAGAATACTAAAATAGCTTATGACTTTATGAATATTGAATTATGA
- a CDS encoding alpha/beta fold hydrolase: MLDINSEHGYNKYTLKEFEFENGTVLNDVQVEYTTRGNPVYDDDGNIINAVIYCHRFNGNYASIDNFYSAIGPNGIFYDYNFFFISITSLGFPDSCCPSTTNLKYDFPKYTILDRVNFKRKFLAEKFNISKVMGVSGDGVGGYEAYAWACEYPDEMEFIIVVGSSFKTNSYRYIASRVMEAMIESSDAYYDELYSESLSRIMVSINRLIYSQYFSKRTLQNFSRDEIDVLMDDFVDNGLFVDIYDFKFRNDAVLNYDVEDKLENIKAKSLIISPSDDMYFTPEFDVDPLKGKIENLKTFIYDSKIDYVHNDDFSIFDDLLVEFLEEFKK, from the coding sequence ATGTTAGACATTAATTCAGAACACGGATACAATAAATATACATTAAAGGAATTCGAATTCGAGAACGGTACTGTTCTTAACGATGTTCAGGTTGAGTATACCACTCGAGGAAATCCTGTGTATGATGATGACGGAAATATAATCAATGCAGTAATATATTGCCATAGGTTTAATGGAAATTATGCTTCAATTGATAATTTTTACTCAGCAATAGGACCTAATGGTATTTTTTATGATTATAACTTCTTTTTTATTTCAATAACTTCTTTAGGTTTTCCTGATTCATGCTGTCCTTCAACAACAAATTTAAAATATGATTTTCCTAAATATACCATTCTGGATCGTGTAAACTTTAAAAGAAAATTTCTGGCTGAAAAATTCAATATTTCCAAAGTAATGGGAGTTAGTGGTGACGGTGTTGGAGGATATGAAGCATATGCGTGGGCATGCGAATATCCTGATGAAATGGAATTCATAATTGTTGTGGGAAGTTCTTTTAAAACTAATAGTTACAGATATATTGCCTCCAGAGTAATGGAAGCTATGATTGAGTCATCCGATGCATATTATGATGAGTTATACAGTGAATCCTTGTCTAGAATTATGGTGTCAATTAACAGGTTGATTTATTCGCAATATTTTTCAAAAAGGACTCTTCAGAATTTTTCCCGTGATGAAATTGACGTATTAATGGATGATTTTGTTGATAATGGTCTGTTTGTGGACATTTATGATTTTAAATTCAGGAATGATGCTGTTCTAAACTATGATGTGGAAGACAAACTGGAAAATATTAAAGCAAAATCATTAATCATCAGCCCTTCGGATGATATGTATTTCACACCGGAATTTGATGTAGATCCATTAAAAGGCAAAATCGAAAACTTAAAAACTTTCATTTATGATTCAAAAATAGACTATGTGCACAATGATGATTTTTCAATTTTTGATGATTTGCTGGTGGAATTTTTAGAGGAATTTAAAAAATAG
- a CDS encoding zinc ribbon domain-containing protein: MKKCPECGNPSYDGAPVCGNCGYNFPKPKIKSRKKDSIFQNEQRSTIPKKENIIKEPKVDAPKRESVSKENPKGKPSNQKSTLEIIKEKKLIIGAIVLITLIVICGIVLTGSNNNTNPIQNSGDLVEYNAGDFAFKYPKAWSSVNLSDVDHEGAIFFQDENNTVIEHYNITSSASSLKDINQQRISRALSDGDAVELVETITLDGRNASNIILENADGNYTRYVSMFTDGELYVFKVTGGSINSITSDNINKMVNSADII, translated from the coding sequence GTGAAAAAATGTCCAGAATGTGGAAATCCTAGTTATGATGGTGCTCCTGTTTGTGGAAATTGTGGATATAACTTCCCCAAACCAAAAATTAAATCTCGTAAAAAGGACAGTATCTTCCAAAATGAACAGAGAAGTACTATTCCTAAAAAAGAGAACATCATTAAGGAACCAAAAGTTGACGCTCCTAAAAGGGAAAGTGTCAGCAAAGAAAACCCAAAAGGAAAACCTTCCAATCAGAAAAGCACACTTGAAATTATTAAAGAGAAAAAGCTCATTATAGGAGCTATCGTGCTTATTACTTTAATTGTGATTTGTGGAATTGTCCTTACTGGATCAAATAATAATACTAATCCAATTCAAAACTCCGGAGATTTAGTTGAGTATAATGCCGGTGATTTTGCATTTAAATATCCTAAAGCTTGGAGCAGTGTTAATCTTAGTGATGTAGATCATGAAGGAGCTATATTTTTCCAGGACGAAAATAATACAGTTATCGAACATTATAACATAACCAGCAGTGCTAGTTCCCTAAAAGACATTAATCAGCAAAGAATCAGTCGTGCATTAAGCGATGGAGATGCAGTGGAACTTGTCGAAACTATTACTTTAGACGGCAGAAATGCATCCAACATAATTTTAGAAAATGCTGACGGAAACTACACAAGATATGTTTCAATGTTTACTGATGGCGAATTGTATGTATTCAAAGTAACTGGAGGATCAATTAACTCCATCACATCTGACAACATCAATAAAATGGTTAATTCCGCAGATATTATTTAA
- the nadA gene encoding quinolinate synthase NadA has protein sequence MSNHLQEEILKLKEEKNAIILAHNYQPKEIQDIADFLGDSLELCIKASEIDDKDLVIFCGVDFMAETAFILNPDKKIVIPTLEAECPMAHMLPEDVLLEAKKEHPDAGVILYVNSIAEAKQHADTLCTSANAVKVTESLPHDKILFGPDKNLGNHVAEKLDKEIIHVPSDGHCYVHRLFHVEDIELKREQHPNAEVICHPECDMKVQNASDKVMSTGGMLRYIAESDKEEFIIGTEVDMITRINAEVPGKKLYPLLEGAICKTMKLHTLEKVRDALVNEEPRIVLPKEVADKSRKAVEHMLNAS, from the coding sequence ATGAGTAATCATCTTCAAGAAGAAATTTTAAAGTTAAAAGAAGAAAAAAATGCAATTATTTTAGCACACAATTACCAGCCTAAAGAAATTCAGGATATTGCAGATTTTCTTGGGGACTCCTTGGAATTATGCATAAAAGCATCCGAAATTGACGATAAGGATTTAGTGATTTTCTGTGGCGTTGACTTTATGGCGGAAACAGCTTTTATATTAAACCCTGACAAAAAAATCGTCATCCCAACATTAGAAGCAGAATGTCCTATGGCACATATGCTACCTGAAGACGTTTTACTCGAAGCTAAAAAAGAACATCCTGATGCAGGAGTTATTTTATATGTAAACAGTATTGCTGAAGCCAAACAGCATGCAGATACTTTATGTACTTCAGCAAATGCAGTAAAAGTTACAGAAAGCTTGCCTCATGATAAAATTCTATTCGGACCTGATAAAAATTTAGGAAATCATGTAGCTGAAAAGCTTGACAAAGAAATAATACATGTCCCTTCCGACGGCCACTGTTATGTTCACAGATTATTCCATGTTGAAGATATTGAACTTAAAAGAGAGCAGCACCCTAATGCCGAAGTTATTTGTCACCCTGAATGTGATATGAAAGTTCAGAATGCTTCAGATAAGGTGATGTCAACCGGAGGCATGTTAAGATACATTGCAGAAAGTGATAAAGAGGAATTCATTATAGGAACAGAAGTTGACATGATTACCAGAATTAATGCGGAAGTTCCAGGCAAAAAGCTTTATCCACTCCTCGAAGGAGCAATATGCAAAACAATGAAACTGCATACTCTGGAAAAAGTAAGGGATGCGCTTGTTAATGAAGAACCTAGGATTGTCCTGCCTAAAGAAGTTGCAGACAAATCCAGAAAAGCAGTTGAACATATGTTAAACGCTAGTTAA
- a CDS encoding alpha/beta fold hydrolase, with protein sequence MFDEEFFEDKKEHFVMDSFEFQNGEVLKDVKVEFMTFGTAKYDENGKIANAILYCSGSLGSFAGIGKILPLTFENCPFDGNKYFFISISALGSPGSCSPSLTGLKNKFPKYSMVDVVNFQKQFLAEKFGIDHVLGLIGNSMGGFVGLTQAIEYPDFQDFIICGVSSYKVAGHDFILSRFVDEIIESDPDYAKGELTYSLIRTLRIACLAEFNFGLSKEALRSKTNDELSMEFEEFGNEMIETDIYDLKYCNKASMEFNVEDDLDKIKSKVLIVSCKQDPHFPPELDGIPMSEMIKDSELIIMDSELGHLCFNELENISYELSEFMGEFDDC encoded by the coding sequence ATGTTCGATGAAGAATTTTTTGAAGATAAAAAGGAACACTTTGTAATGGATTCATTTGAATTTCAAAACGGCGAAGTGCTGAAAGACGTTAAAGTGGAATTCATGACTTTCGGAACTGCGAAATATGATGAAAATGGTAAAATCGCAAATGCAATTTTATATTGTTCCGGTTCTTTGGGAAGTTTTGCCGGAATAGGTAAAATTCTGCCTTTAACATTTGAAAACTGTCCTTTTGATGGAAATAAATATTTCTTCATCAGCATATCAGCTTTAGGCTCACCAGGGTCATGTTCTCCTTCTCTTACTGGTTTAAAAAATAAATTCCCAAAATATTCCATGGTCGATGTGGTCAATTTCCAAAAACAGTTTTTAGCTGAAAAATTCGGCATAGATCACGTTTTAGGTTTGATTGGAAATTCAATGGGCGGTTTTGTCGGTCTCACCCAAGCTATTGAATATCCAGATTTTCAGGATTTCATCATCTGTGGTGTAAGCAGCTACAAGGTTGCAGGACATGATTTTATCCTTTCAAGATTTGTTGATGAAATTATTGAATCTGATCCGGACTATGCAAAAGGTGAATTGACTTATTCTTTAATTAGGACATTAAGAATTGCCTGTCTGGCTGAATTTAACTTCGGACTTTCTAAAGAAGCGCTAAGAAGCAAAACTAATGATGAACTGAGCATGGAATTTGAAGAGTTCGGCAATGAAATGATTGAAACCGATATCTATGATTTAAAATATTGCAATAAGGCAAGTATGGAGTTCAATGTTGAAGATGATTTGGATAAAATCAAATCTAAGGTGTTAATCGTATCATGTAAACAGGATCCTCATTTTCCTCCGGAACTTGATGGAATTCCAATGTCTGAAATGATAAAAGATTCTGAACTGATAATTATGGACTCTGAACTGGGTCATTTGTGCTTCAATGAACTTGAAAACATATCCTATGAGTTAAGTGAATTTATGGGTGAATTTGATGATTGTTAA
- a CDS encoding DUF5750 family protein: MIVKIDNYGEKGENYFVEYKVSELSLDQMNFLKDNLSEECEIAEDILKIKMYFDERLYPFHSDIAKIRIDDFIAREEIEMNIFLSSFLEEM, from the coding sequence ATGATTGTTAAAATTGACAATTACGGCGAAAAAGGTGAAAACTACTTTGTTGAATATAAAGTTTCTGAATTGTCTTTAGACCAAATGAATTTTCTTAAGGATAACTTATCTGAGGAATGTGAGATAGCTGAGGATATTTTAAAAATCAAAATGTATTTTGATGAGCGATTATATCCTTTTCACAGCGATATTGCAAAAATAAGGATTGATGATTTTATTGCTCGTGAGGAAATAGAAATGAATATTTTCTTGTCCAGCTTTTTGGAGGAAATGTAA
- the nadC gene encoding carboxylating nicotinate-nucleotide diphosphorylase — translation MDKIIQYMLDEDKGFGDITSQAVVDESKEVSAHIVSKDEGILAGMNIIREVFEEFDVNVKFWMKDGAKISKNDLLMSVCGNARTILLLERTVLNLSMRMSGVASAASHYVGLVEGYDVRVAGTRKTSPAIAKFDKYALKVGGADTHRFALDDMVLIKDNHIVACGTPLEALLKAKENVSFSKKIEIEVETLDDAVDCVKNGADIVMLDNMSPEEVSDVIDKLNELNIRQNSLIEVSGGITEDTIVDYAKLGVDIISIGALTHSSRSLNFSMKF, via the coding sequence TTGGATAAGATTATTCAATATATGCTTGATGAAGATAAAGGATTCGGCGATATCACTTCTCAGGCTGTAGTAGATGAAAGTAAAGAAGTTAGTGCTCATATTGTTTCAAAAGATGAAGGGATTTTAGCCGGTATGAATATAATTCGTGAAGTATTTGAAGAGTTTGATGTTAATGTAAAATTCTGGATGAAAGACGGAGCCAAAATATCTAAAAATGATTTGCTGATGTCAGTGTGCGGAAATGCCAGAACAATTCTGCTTTTGGAAAGGACTGTTTTGAATCTGTCAATGAGGATGAGTGGTGTGGCAAGTGCTGCCAGTCATTATGTTGGGCTGGTTGAGGGATATGATGTAAGAGTTGCCGGAACACGTAAAACTTCACCGGCTATTGCTAAATTTGATAAATATGCTCTTAAAGTGGGTGGTGCAGATACCCATAGATTCGCCCTGGATGATATGGTTTTAATTAAAGACAATCATATTGTGGCCTGCGGCACTCCTTTGGAAGCACTTTTAAAAGCAAAGGAAAATGTCAGTTTTTCTAAAAAGATTGAAATTGAAGTGGAAACTTTGGATGATGCTGTCGATTGTGTAAAAAACGGTGCAGATATAGTAATGCTTGATAACATGTCTCCCGAAGAAGTAAGTGATGTTATTGATAAGTTGAATGAGTTAAATATTCGCCAGAATTCACTTATTGAAGTTTCAGGGGGCATTACTGAAGATACAATAGTTGACTATGCAAAACTGGGTGTTGACATAATATCTATAGGTGCTTTAACACATTCATCAAGAAGCCTTAACTTTAGCATGAAATTCTGA
- a CDS encoding mechanosensitive ion channel family protein encodes MNVPTLIDDPARILVSILIVIIVTSVITRLIAFSMNRMKRFHENMTVIYLIRDIINYIIYFIALMVILQFFGINLAGTLLSLGIVGIAVSFAAKDIISNLFSGIILIIGKSIKVGDTIEVDGQKGYVERISLRSTVIVDDLGVKSHVPNSTLTNDYYLQYKPPEKYRVDILTGLPLNIDVEDFEDYIIAKMKSYDDIAENPKPAVFAREISFKQSKVKVSFWVKDYNNKDKYKIIITNDIRKYITMGETNE; translated from the coding sequence ATGAACGTTCCAACACTTATTGACGACCCGGCAAGGATTCTTGTTTCTATACTGATTGTAATTATAGTCACCTCAGTCATTACAAGGCTGATTGCATTTTCAATGAACAGGATGAAGAGATTTCATGAAAACATGACTGTAATTTATCTTATCCGAGACATAATCAATTACATCATTTATTTCATTGCTTTGATGGTTATATTGCAGTTCTTCGGAATCAATCTTGCAGGAACTCTATTAAGTTTAGGTATTGTAGGTATAGCCGTGAGTTTTGCGGCCAAAGACATCATTTCCAATTTGTTTTCAGGAATCATATTAATTATTGGAAAAAGTATCAAAGTTGGAGATACCATTGAAGTTGACGGGCAAAAAGGATACGTTGAAAGGATTTCACTCAGATCAACCGTTATTGTGGATGATTTGGGCGTTAAAAGTCATGTTCCCAACTCCACATTGACAAACGATTATTATCTTCAGTACAAACCTCCTGAAAAGTATAGAGTAGATATTCTTACAGGATTGCCTTTAAATATAGATGTTGAGGATTTTGAAGACTACATCATAGCAAAAATGAAAAGTTATGATGATATAGCTGAAAATCCGAAACCCGCCGTTTTTGCAAGAGAGATAAGTTTTAAACAAAGCAAAGTTAAAGTATCTTTTTGGGTAAAAGATTATAATAATAAAGACAAATATAAAATAATAATTACAAACGACATTAGAAAATATATTACAATGGGTGAGACAAATGAGTAA
- the nucS gene encoding endonuclease NucS, whose amino-acid sequence MKYKILEKPNCNDAYDLVQEALRKRATISIFACCKVNYEGRALSELNWGERIIMIKPDGAFLIHQEKKVEPVNWQPPKSRTRAYIKNENLFLESHRRTPKELLTVEIRQIQFINYANIEDYEELEQAGYEKDMGDMIMDKPHMIEEGFTPTAREYSIEHGFIDILGKDNDNNLMILELKARKAGVNAVKQLKRYLLDFENTDNDYLKECHAQKKKIRGLLVAPSIMEDALEMIEEEGIEFVSIEPPRELKRDKKVTLDAF is encoded by the coding sequence ATGAAATATAAAATCTTAGAAAAACCTAACTGTAATGATGCATACGATTTAGTTCAGGAAGCGTTAAGAAAAAGAGCGACAATAAGCATATTTGCATGCTGTAAAGTTAATTATGAAGGTCGTGCATTAAGTGAACTAAACTGGGGAGAGAGAATAATTATGATAAAACCTGACGGAGCATTTCTAATCCATCAGGAGAAAAAAGTGGAACCGGTTAACTGGCAGCCCCCAAAATCAAGAACAAGAGCCTACATAAAAAATGAAAATCTATTCCTGGAAAGCCACAGAAGAACTCCAAAGGAATTGCTGACTGTGGAAATCAGACAAATCCAATTTATCAATTATGCAAATATCGAAGACTATGAAGAGTTAGAACAGGCAGGATATGAAAAGGACATGGGCGATATGATAATGGACAAGCCACATATGATTGAAGAAGGATTTACCCCTACTGCAAGAGAATACAGCATCGAACATGGATTTATTGATATTTTAGGAAAAGATAATGACAATAACTTAATGATTTTAGAGCTGAAAGCGCGTAAAGCTGGAGTAAATGCAGTCAAACAGCTCAAAAGATACCTTTTGGATTTTGAAAACACAGATAACGATTACTTAAAGGAATGTCATGCACAGAAAAAAAAGATCAGAGGCCTTCTTGTAGCACCGTCAATAATGGAGGATGCTCTTGAAATGATTGAAGAAGAAGGTATCGAGTTTGTATCAATCGAACCTCCTCGTGAATTAAAAAGAGATAAAAAAGTAACATTAGATGCATTTTAG